A window of Castanea sativa cultivar Marrone di Chiusa Pesio chromosome 1, ASM4071231v1 contains these coding sequences:
- the LOC142622742 gene encoding uncharacterized protein LOC142622742, producing the protein MSSHLSSSLLYKNHLVPAGLNSPSPSNRHFSRQITCREMSCSSQTPFPTLKTVTISYTELKDKRADLSLKIEEGFGPNGLGILSITDVPGFPSLRRNLLRLSPRLASLPEGVKKELEDPHSRYNFGWSHGKEKLESGKPDLLKGSFYANPILDRPTTEASLIQRYPSYCGSNIWPDSALPELEVAFKALGKLIFDVGLILAYHCDRYVSKGVNMHEDEGLEKILLRSRCHKGRLLYYFPAQESNCTQDGDSISSWCGWHTDHGSLTGLTCGMFMKDGVELPCPDSAAGLYIKTRTDQIVKAVFGEDDIAYQIGETTEILSRGYLCATPHCVQAPKGQKATGIDRSTFALFMQPDWDESLNFPEEVHIHKELISSNGALTFGEYTEKLLDKYYHLKT; encoded by the exons ATGAGTTCCCACCTCTCAAGCTCCCTCCTCTATAAGAACCACCTGGTTCCCGCCGGTTTGAATTCTCCGTCACCCTCCAATCGCCACTTTTCCCGCCAGATTACGTGTCGGGAAATGTCGTGCTCTTCCCAAACCCCCTTCCCTACTCTCAAAACTGTCACCATATCATACACAGAGCTTAAG gACAAGAGGGCTGACTTGTCGTTGAAGATTGAAGAAGGTTTCGGCCCCAACGGGCTAGGAATTCTATCGATTACTGAT GTTCCAGGGTTTCCTTCATTGCGTCGGAATCTTTTACGTCTTTCACCTAG ATTGGCCAGCCTGCCAGAAGGGGTAAAGAAGGAACTTGAAGATCCTCATAGCAG GTACAACTTTGGATGGAGCCATGGGAAAGAGAAGCTTGAATCTGGGAAGCCTG ATTTGTTGAAAGGCTCTTTTTACGCAAATCCAATATTAGATAGGCCTACTACGGAGGCATCTCTGATCCAAAG GTATCCATCATACTGTGGGTCAAATATATGGCCTGATAGCGCATTGCCAGAACTTGAAGTGG CCTTCAAAGCTCTTGGAAAGCTGATCTTTGATGTTGGGTTGATTCTGGCATATCACTGCGACCGATACG TATCTAAAGGGGTGAATATGCATGAGGATGAAGGCCTTGAAAAGATACTTCTTCGTTCTCGGTGCCATAAAGGGCGTCTGCTTTATTATTTTCCAGCACAAGAGAG TAATTGTACCCAAGATGGTGACTCCATTTCATCCTGGTGCGGGTGGCATACAGACCATGGTTCACTGACAG GTCTGACCTGTGGAATGTTTATGAAAGATGGTGTAGAATTACCTTGCCCTGATAGTGCTGCTGGACTTTATATTAAAACACGAACTGACCAAATTGTCAAA GCTGTATTTGGAGAAGATGACATAGCATACCAAATTGGAGAAACTACTGAAATACTTTCAAGAGGTTATCTTTGTGCAACACCTCATTGTGTTCAG GCACCTAAAGGACAGAAGGCTACTGGTATCGACCGTTCAACATTTGCATTATTCATGCAACCAGACTg GGATGAAAGTCTTAATTTTCCTGAGGAGGTGCATATTCATAAAGAG CTGATATCATCAAATGGTGCTCTTACTTTTGGAGAGTATACTGAGAAGCTCCTTGATAAATATTACCACTTGAAAACATAA